The Hirundo rustica isolate bHirRus1 chromosome Z, bHirRus1.pri.v3, whole genome shotgun sequence genome contains the following window.
ACTTTCATCTGGTTAAAGGTTTATTTCCTATAACACAGTGTCAACGTTACTTAAGATGTTCCTACTGACTCTATATAATGCTACCACATTTCTTGTTTCAGTTACACAGAGCAGCATGCAGTTATTTTATGGGTCATTACATATATGCAATTTAAGGGTGTATTATCTCCCTGTTCTCAATACCGTTGCTTTGTATGCAAATTAGTCTAATAACAAAATGCCtttccttcacatttttttgtgtgtatattACAACTCTTGAAATTTATCTTACAGAACCAATTTGTATTGATTCACTTACTTAGTCTCCACTAGGCTACATTTTTCCCCAGCTGGTATAACATTTGGGTGGATAGGTATTACCTAAAATGCTGCCTATTTTCTGAGTTAGAAGGATCTCACAAGGATTGCTGAGTccaactcccagccctgcataTGACATCCCCAAGAATCACTCCATGTGCCCAGGAGTATTATCCAAATACTTCTTGAactcaggctggtgctgtgaccacttccctggggagcctgttccagtgcccagacGCCCTCTGGGCAAGAACCTTTacctgatatccaacctaaacctcccctaacacaacttgaggccattccTTTGGGTCCTGTCTCTGGGCACCACAGAGGAGTGATCAGTGTCTGCCTCTTACCTTCCTCTCTGGGGATGTTGAAGAGCCCAGTGTgatctcccctcagtctcctcttctccaagaTGAACTGCCCAAGtcacctcagctgctctttgtCTGGCTTCCCCCTGTTGATTCCGCACCATCTTCATGATCCTCCTTTAGACACTAATATCTTTATACCTTACATGGTGatacccaaaactgcccccagcactcaaagtgaggctgccccagagcagagtggagcaatcccctcccttgcccagttGGGCCTGATGTCTCCAGGACAGGATtgaccctcctggctgccagggcactgcttaCACATGTTGAACTTGCCATTGACTAGGAtccacagtgctgctctccagcatccTAATTTagtgtcatcagcaaacttaCTTAGTGTACTTTGCAGTCCTGTGTCTAAGTTGTTTCTGAAGATTTGAAGAGCACAGGTCCAAGGATGAAGCCGTGTGGAATCCCACTAATGACAGGTCAGCAGTGTGATTTCACTCCATTCCATTCCCTTTGTGCCTGACCTATAAGCCAGTTACTCACCCATCACATGATGTGTTCATACAGCTGTGTGCTGGGTGTTTTGGCCAGAAAGGTCGTATGTAAGGCAGTATCAAATGCTTCGCTAAAGTCCATAAAGATTACATGAACTGGTTCCCTTGATCCAATAGGTGGAATGCCTtgtcattaaaagaaattaggtATGGCAGGCAGGACTTCCTCtcatgaagctgtgctggctgtgaccaatGGCTGCATTTCCTTCCGGTTTTTCACTACACCAGAATAGTTATCTAATTTTGTCAGTCACTGAAGTGGACTGACAGGCCTGCCTTTTCAGGGTCATCCTTGCCCTCCTTGAAAACGGGGACAGCATTAGCCAGCATTCAGTCAGCTGGGACCTCTACAGATTCCCAGGATTGTTCAGAAATCATTGAGAGAGGCCTTGCTGTGTTGTGTTCATCAGCTGACTAGTTAACTGCCCTCTGATGAATCCTATCAGGCCCTATAAACTTACGGAGattcagcaggagcagcagattGCATACAAGTTCAGGGTTGACTGGGAGTTGATCATTCTCTTGGTCATTGtcctccagctcagggcacTGGGACCTCCTTGGACATCCTCTCTTCATCAGTCTTGTCCCCCACCAGGGACAATTAAAAAAAGCCTGTTTCTGGCTTCCATCAACCCCAAATGAGTTTTAGCTacatgaatttttttccccacagtggcagcagcatctctgtattTCTTCCATGTTATCTGATTTTGCTTCCAGTGGCTGTGCACCTTGTTCTCTTGTTTTAGCTCCAAAAGAAGATCCCTGATCATCCAAGCCAGCCTTCTGCCTCACTTGTTTGACTTCCAGCATTTTTGGAATTGCCTGTTCTGGTGCCCTTGGGACGTAGTCCTTAAAATGTGACTGGCACTGACCCCAGCACCTTTGAAAGCATTTTCCCAAGATCTCACTAACTAGTTCCCTGAGCAGTCTGGTCATCAGAATGACCATGTCCAGagttgaaatttttatttttccttctgtcagcAGAGACTTTAAACTTGATCACTTCTTGTTCACTGTGGTTCAAGACTTTCACCAGTCTCCACTTGGGTTGTGAGACCCTCTGTTACCAAGCAATAAATCAAGGAAGGCGCCTTTCCTAGTTGGCCCCTTTAGCACCTGTGTCATGAAGTTACCATCCAGAAACTGTAAATGGGTAGGAGGAAATATTACTGGCAGTATTAAAAATATGACTGGATTTGATCCTTGGTAACTTACTATATATGACTGTGCTTGAGCAAGAGTGGACTGGACTGTCTCTAAGAGAAGCCTGCCAACCAGCCTTGGCTCATAGCAATTTTGTGGAGGAGCTTCAAGATTCTAATTAGATACAATATTATTTTCTGGAAGCCAGGCTCCTAGTGCTGAGGGGCAAATCTAAAGATTTGAATGAGATTTTGAACAAAATAATCTGGACTCTTGCCTTGGttaggaatttaaaaattacttgaacAAAGGATTGATTTTGTAGTAGCAGTAGTACACGTTTTTACCTTCTTTAACTCTTGCTGCTAGATTTGATGTTTATTGTCCCTTTATGCAAGAGGTGTTCAAGTGTAATATAACTAAAATGCATTTGTGATGAAAAAACTATTAACTGTAGTACCACATTCAatcctgctgttttcttcttatGGGAAGTTGCACTCAAAGGTGCAGGTACAAGGTACAGTTCTTTTAGTAGGTAATTTATAGTAGCAGTAAATGGCTTTATCTGAGTGTGGTAGAAGGCACAATTTAGCTACTTAATGAATGGATAGTCTGATATGGAGGGAaatgttctttcagtttttctgttaCCTTACAATTCCCTTTTATATCAGCAATGTAAAAATTCTGCTTGTGTATATGTTCCTTTGATACTTTTTTGCCCTATCACATCTGTAGCTGGACTTGTATAATTTAGACCTATTTCTGTAGGCTTAGTTTGTATAAATGAGAAAGTAAATATATTATTGAAGAATGACTGTATCTCTGATAAATGTTTCTATCACTTTGCACTGCAGTCCTAGTAAATTATCCCTTCTTTTTAATGAGCAGTTGTTGTAGGGAGGAatatttctgttggttttgaTTATCCCAGTGCATTCTTTCTTACAGCTTTCTCTGAAGATTCCAGTCCATTGGTTCAAGTTTCTGCTGATTTATTAGATGAGCCTTTGTCAAAAGATGCTGGCACTAGAGAACCTGTTTGCCAAAGTGCATCAAGCCAAACTTCTGAAGGGACCACATCACCATTTTCTGTATTCTCTTATGGCCTAGAAGACAACCAAATTTTACAAGACTTGATGAATCCTTATGAAAAATCTGCGGACCTTGCAGAATGCACGCCTGGAGGGCATAATGATTTGAATGATAAAAATGGAATTGCTTTTGTAAGCATTGACTCCTATGAGCCAGATAGCAGtgatggagaggaagaggatgCTCTAGACAAATATTCTTGGATACAAGAAGCAGCAGGTCTAATTCAGGGAAGACTAGATAATATACTTTCTCAGTGTGAAAAAGAGGTGGAGTCTCTTAATGACTTACAATTCCAGCTGTCTGCTTTCAACCACAGCATTTATAGTGGAAGTTGTGAAGAAGCAGGACCAATGCCTTTGGCATGTCCAAACAATAGGACATTTAAATCTGCTGAAGATGAAGCTATACTGAAAATTAGCCTGAATGATGACAGTTATGAAACACAGCAGATAAAACATATAATGGATGTTGAAATTGGAGCCCCCATACCAGTTGCTGATGTATTAAACATCAGCGATGGAGCAACTGACGAAGAAAATGCATCTGAGCTAGTAGTGAGAcctaaaatgagaaaacaataTATTGCAAAACCACTGGAGAGAGAAAGTCATCTCCCTAGTGATGATGAAGAGGAAAGTGATTGCTGGAGGAGAATTGGAGTTGCTGATGTCCAGCAATGCCATCCTGAGTGTCCCTTGAGAGATGGCAAAGATGAGATTAGTTCTGGCACGTTCTTTCTCTCAAGAATGCACAGTCATCAAAAGAACATGGAAATAGACTTAAGAAATGTAGCAGCTCGGGAACACAACAATGTTCCAAGGGACAGTGCTTTTTGGAATGAGTTTGAAGACTGCAACACACATTACTTAATGTCCCACAAAGATGAAGACAggtaaaattttgattttatatcTTGTTTTAGTATTTAAACTTTTGTGTAAATAATGTGCAAAACTGAATATGTTAGAAAATGAGACATAAAAACTTGAGGCATTTCAGAATATGATCTGATAACAAGATGCTaacttttcctttcagttaTCCTTTACTCTTCTGTCAGTGTAAAAAGCATCTGCAGTCAGAGCTCTTGCCACTGAGGAATGCCacttgtttatttaatttttacttagcagatgtgtttttatttcttttttactgaAAGCTGTGTTCAGCACTGAAAGTTTCCTTCTAGGCTTactcttcagaattttttttttaccaaatcTCAGTATTCTGTATGACAACATATTTGCATTCTTGTCTCCAGCCTTTTGGAAGTAATTGTTCTTCCTTGTAATATTTGAAGAATACCTTGATAAGGTTGCTTATAATCCCTTTTTAATAGAAATTCTTCAGACTACTAGGTGTTTCCAAAGTAGCTATTAATTATTACAGTTTTAGATTTACAAATTGATCCAACCTTCACGCAAGTAGCAGTATTGAGGTTACTCCTGCCTGGAGATCTTCACCCAAAAGACAAAGTAATTTGGATAAACCTTATGTTGATTAACTTCTATTCATAAAACGTTAGTTTAGAACTCTTCACTATTAATTGGAGTTAAGTAACTGAGCTATTTGAGGGTAAAAACGTTTCTAACCTTATGATCATTTATGGAAGATTTAGCAGTGTTTGCGAtggcttttttccttatttttcttgcagtttgctTTCATCTTGTTGATTCTGTTCCTACAGCATTCTTTACAAGACATGTCGTCTTGATGTTGATGAGGCTCTCTTGAGCATGTGCTTGCCATTTATAAGCTAACTTGCTTAGTAGATtgtatttcctgtgtttttgtagagagaaaagcatgaaaattaattatcaTAAGGTCTTGTCCTCAAAACGTTGCAGAGTTGCAACTATGAGagaacaaaatgcattttaaaacgGGATGGTAGACTTAGGGGCTTTTCTTCTTCAAGCTGTAGGTATAGGGTCCTGTACTTGCAGGGGGATAACACCCAGTAGCAGCACAGGTTGGGGGCTGACCCACTCgagtgcagctctgctgggtaGGACCTTGAGGTGCTGGTGGGTGACCATGAGCTGGTCATGTGTGCCCTGGGGACCAGGAGAGACAGTGGGATCTTGGGATACATTGGGAAGAGTGTAGCCAGCATCTCAGGCAGGTCATCCTGTCCCACTTCTTGCCCTAGTGAGGCACATTTAAGGTATTGTATTAATTTTTGGATTCCACAGTTGAACAAAGATAAGGAGCTACTGAAGAAGGTCCAGTGGAGGCCACAGAGATGATGAGGAGTCTGGGGCATCTCTCTTACAGGGAGAGGTGGGATCTGAgcttgtttagtctggagaagaaaagactgTGAGGGGATCTCTcttaatgcaaataaatatcTCCAAGGCAGGTGTCAGGAAGATGGTGCATGACTCCCTTCAGTGGTGCTcactgacaggacaaggagcaatggcCGTAAACTAAAACATGAGAAATTCTACCACAACAGGAAGAACTTTAGGGTGAGGGTGGCAGAGTGCTGGAATGAGTAGCCCAGGGAGGTCGTAGAGTCTCCCTCTCTGAAGACATTCCAAACATACCTGCGACCATTcttgtgtcacctgctccaggctggattGCAGGATGGCAGGGGAgttgaactggatgatcttcaaggtccctttcaaccctgacaattctgtgattcttaaTAAAGGTACTTGCTAAAGAAtacttcatttccttttcaaaaatttttgtTAGTGTGTAGTCTTTTCCGGTTTTGAAATGCTGCGGCTAGAAGATTAAAATGCCATGAAGAGTAATAAATTCTACAATTATAGTGTCGCAGTGCCTTTTTACAAGTGAGCGCTGACCAGCGCTactgcaggctagctcagtccctgtgacactgcagcaaCGTCGAAGGCCGGGGcggcaagccacctcctcctaGTGGGGTCTTTTTCCCCACACAGCGACAGGCGGTAGATGTTGAACGCGACCACGGCAGCGAAAGGAAGGGCCAACTCTTCTGTACAGGGTATAAGCTGGTTTATTGtagggggagcacggagctctgcacctctgcacctgctgcccagaagagcgcagagagcagctgtgcaagaGCTTATAAGGGAGGGTgtaaacaggggtggcgacaaccggtcagccaattacataAAAGATGGACTCAACTGGGGGTGTAAACTTCACAACaggggaccaatcacaaaatggagggaggggatttccaaggccccagcctatcactcgacgccctccctggagctttccagaagccagggaagggtcctggagtgatagacagggcgcccaaggggagagagaagggatTGACAACTCgggacaagggggaagggatgattgacataaaacgaacAGAGACCTCTTAACTgtaaacaagttgaaaccatTACATAAGATggggggggtacaaggaacgaaccattacaTAAAAACGTATTTAAActcatataaaacaaataaaacaaattgcacACCACCACATTATAGCATTGGCTTCCATGATGCATAGTAGTGGGTTATTGTagcataacaaaaaaaaccatggATTGATCTTTTGAAATGTTCTTGATGATGACAGTAACTGAACCAGTAAACAGGAATCATGTGATTTTAGCTTAGAATCCCCATAATTTATGTTCTAAAACCTAAAAATACTTAGGTTTATGAAATAAATTGTCAGTGATTGGTCTGTACAAAGAAGTTATATGTTCACTCATGAAAAGTTTAATGTTTAAAGGCTTAAACCATATTTTATGTTCATGCAGAGCTGCATAAAAAGTGGATTTGACATACATGTCAAACTACATCCTTCAGCTCAGTTTTAGCTCGCTCCCATCCCAGGGAGAAATTCACCTTTTGGTTGCTGCAATGTGGGACTCCACCTCACATACTTGCTTCAAGGAGGTGCACAGCATGTGGAAGCTGTGTGGGAAGGAGAAAGTCTTGCATGTTTGTTAGAACCACGTATGTTCTAAGTTGGAAGGGTGGTGGAAGGTCCCAGGTCAAgggtggagggaggaggatCATATCCATTAGTTCCGTCCATTTAATTTTGGACTGTATGGCAGGTATAGGTTAGTAGGGGCTTCAGCCAGGGGAGGGACTGCTGTCAGCAAATTCACATGCAGATGCTAAGTTCGTGTGCTATGCTTTTGGCAAGTGACAAGTTTGCAACTCTCTAGCCATTAAGTAATGTTCTGTACCTGTGCAGAATCGAGAATTAAATCCTGAGTTCCGAAATATTCTCCGGTTGTTT
Protein-coding sequences here:
- the PJA2 gene encoding E3 ubiquitin-protein ligase Praja-2 isoform X4, whose amino-acid sequence is MGQGLGKTAWPKPERSYQTITGGRYGRRHCVGFRQFLNNEDRDGHQQNDNCKQLELEDVQKEDSLSFSEDSSPLVQVSADLLDEPLSKDAGTREPVCQSASSQTSEGTTSPFSVFSYGLEDNQILQDLMNPYEKSADLAECTPGGHNDLNDKNGIAFVSIDSYEPDSSDGEEEDALDKYSWIQEAAGLIQGRLDNILSQCEKEVESLNDLQFQLSAFNHSIYSGSCEEAGPMPLACPNNRTFKSAEDEAILKISLNDDSYETQQIKHIMDVEIGAPIPVADVLNISDGATDEENASELVVRPKMRKQYIAKPLERESHLPSDDEEESDCWRRIGVADVQQCHPECPLRDGKDEISSGTFFLSRMHSHQKNMEIDLRNVAAREHNNVPRDSAFWNEFEDCNTHYLMSHKDEDSSECSDGEWSTSVPSYFTAVEKEQSSSDESWETVSCREEHDPGVQRSSSGVKEESTDFCFQEGEQTLLEEGEVPWLQYQEEVESSSDEENDPISGFVHLGFFLLDGNNNLEDDSSVSEDLDVEWRLLDEFGDGLGFAQAIPYVEPQFLTFMALEGRLEAVETALAQLESLTFDVEQTHPPATKETIDCLPQIIVTSDYNGQEQCCTICCSDYVDGEIITKLPCHHLFHKPCVTLWLQKSGTCPVCRHVLAPVLPEAADDTFFYLIDDSASSVNIATGPSD
- the PJA2 gene encoding E3 ubiquitin-protein ligase Praja-2 isoform X5, whose amino-acid sequence is MNPYEKSADLAECTPGGHNDLNDKNGIAFVSIDSYEPDSSDGEEEDALDKYSWIQEAAGLIQGRLDNILSQCEKEVESLNDLQFQLSAFNHSIYSGSCEEAGPMPLACPNNRTFKSAEDEAILKISLNDDSYETQQIKHIMDVEIGAPIPVADVLNISDGATDEENASELVVRPKMRKQYIAKPLERESHLPSDDEEESDCWRRIGVADVQQCHPECPLRDGKDEISSGTFFLSRMHSHQKNMEIDLRNVAAREHNNVPRDSAFWNEFEDCNTHYLMSHKDEDSSECSDGEWSTSVPSYFTAVEKEQSSSDESWETVSCREEHDPGVQRSSSGVKEESTDFCFQEGEQTLLEEGEVPWLQYQEEVESSSDEENDPISGFVHLGFFLLDGNNNLEDDSSVSEDLDVEWRLLDEFGDGLGFAQAIPYVEPQFLTFMALEGRLEAVETALAQLESLTFDVEQTHPPATKETIDCLPQIIVTSDYNGQEQCCTICCSDYVDGEIITKLPCHHLFHKPCVTLWLQKSGTCPVCRHVLAPVLPEAADDTFFYLIDDSASSVNIATGPSD